Proteins co-encoded in one Cytobacillus sp. NJ13 genomic window:
- a CDS encoding efflux RND transporter periplasmic adaptor subunit: MKKKVWIAIGVTAVFLLLAGVSVYRQAFAKGPEVKTAHPVQEEIKEQIMIPGTAELMNEQKIYASPEKGEIKEFLVEEGDSVKKGEVLAKFDEQAMELELEKVKLQAESGYLKISQLEKQEDQLADKEKELRKQAGEKEADKQIQPEMDQLKLEKRLANLELSQVLLQKKDVEKRLGELEVKSTMDGVVLQVNKEASSDPASAGKPVIYVGDLKAIGASGLLSEFDSLKVKEGQKVTLRSDAIPEKEWKGDVIEVADMPEENQGMNPAENSAPQYRVEITVKEMSLKPGFQLIMEIETDKKKALTVPANSVITGDSSVYVFVVRDQKSYKQEVETGVASGNKIEITSGLNEKDLIITNPSDQLKDGMEVDAK; the protein is encoded by the coding sequence ATGAAAAAGAAAGTTTGGATAGCAATCGGAGTTACGGCTGTGTTTTTGCTGCTGGCTGGCGTTAGCGTCTACAGACAGGCGTTTGCGAAAGGGCCTGAAGTAAAAACCGCCCATCCGGTTCAGGAGGAAATTAAAGAGCAGATCATGATTCCGGGCACGGCAGAGCTGATGAATGAGCAGAAAATATATGCATCTCCTGAAAAAGGCGAAATAAAGGAGTTCCTGGTGGAAGAAGGGGATTCTGTAAAAAAAGGAGAGGTACTGGCCAAATTTGATGAACAGGCTATGGAGCTTGAACTGGAAAAAGTCAAGCTTCAGGCTGAATCAGGCTATTTAAAAATCAGCCAGCTGGAAAAACAGGAAGACCAGCTGGCTGATAAGGAAAAAGAGCTGCGCAAACAGGCTGGTGAAAAGGAAGCAGATAAACAGATACAGCCTGAAATGGATCAGTTGAAACTGGAAAAGCGATTGGCGAATCTGGAATTAAGCCAGGTGCTTTTGCAGAAGAAAGATGTTGAAAAACGCCTTGGAGAATTAGAGGTTAAAAGCACAATGGATGGAGTGGTGCTACAGGTGAACAAGGAAGCCTCCTCCGATCCGGCTTCGGCAGGAAAACCTGTCATTTATGTTGGCGATTTAAAAGCGATCGGCGCATCCGGCTTACTTTCAGAATTCGATTCATTAAAGGTGAAAGAGGGGCAAAAGGTGACTCTCAGGTCCGATGCGATTCCTGAAAAGGAATGGAAAGGCGATGTCATCGAAGTAGCTGATATGCCGGAAGAGAATCAGGGAATGAACCCTGCCGAAAATAGTGCGCCACAGTATCGGGTGGAGATAACAGTGAAGGAAATGTCCCTAAAACCAGGTTTTCAGCTCATAATGGAAATCGAAACGGATAAGAAGAAGGCGCTGACTGTTCCGGCAAACTCGGTTATAACCGGAGACAGCAGTGTATATGTATTCGTGGTCAGGGATCAAAAAAGCTATAAACAGGAAGTGGAGACAGGTGTCGCTTCCGGGAATAAAATCGAGATAACAAGCGGCCTCAATGAGAAGGATTTGATTATCACTAATCCATCAGATCAGCTGAAAGACGGCATGGAAGTGGATGCGAAATGA
- a CDS encoding Yip1 family protein, translating into MEQEVKTSKGKPSLLGMVWSPGEQFDRIRQNPKIWVPLILVSILYAAGMFFMAVSMDASYLGLEGMSEAEAEMVMMFSRVGVAITGIFTPVLVALISGGIYMIFIKIAGSDATFKQIFSMNIYILVIGGIGLLVNMALRAAIGGNPEIFITSLAGLMNSEKPGVLGSIELFSIWQSVITAIGLHRVGGLSKGWAWGIAIAFFIIGIVFTLISNTLSGMTGV; encoded by the coding sequence ATGGAACAAGAAGTAAAAACGAGCAAAGGGAAACCGAGTTTGCTGGGAATGGTTTGGAGTCCGGGGGAGCAGTTTGACCGCATCCGCCAGAACCCGAAGATTTGGGTGCCGCTGATTTTGGTCAGTATTCTGTATGCTGCAGGTATGTTTTTCATGGCCGTGTCGATGGATGCTTCTTACCTTGGGCTTGAAGGCATGAGTGAGGCAGAGGCAGAGATGGTAATGATGTTTTCGAGGGTGGGTGTGGCAATAACAGGAATTTTCACACCTGTATTGGTTGCCCTCATTTCCGGTGGTATTTATATGATTTTCATTAAAATTGCTGGATCAGATGCAACGTTCAAACAGATATTTTCCATGAATATTTATATTCTTGTTATTGGCGGGATCGGCCTTTTGGTCAATATGGCATTAAGAGCCGCGATTGGAGGAAATCCGGAAATATTTATTACTAGTTTAGCAGGATTGATGAACAGCGAGAAGCCAGGGGTCCTGGGCTCTATCGAGTTATTCAGCATCTGGCAGTCTGTTATAACGGCTATTGGCCTTCATCGGGTTGGAGGATTATCAAAAGGCTGGGCTTGGGGCATTGCGATTGCCTTCTTCATCATCGGCATTGTCTTCACTTTAATCAGCAATACCCTTTCAGGAATGACTGGTGTCTAA
- a CDS encoding ABC transporter permease, with amino-acid sequence MLSILKSEWFKLRKSKIFGILLVGPLIGLGAGIGADTAETAGIMNEWYMLLIYMNLPYSVLFLPLVTGVLASLVCRYEHQTGGWKQLLALPVTRGKVFAAKYVLILLLVLLIQLFYLAAILGAGLYKGVADPFPGTIVWKSILGGWVATFPLVALQLWMSVWFKSFAAPFAVNVVFTLPSILAMNSEKVGPYYPWAQPFAMMYPAADTGDIFFIPWEQLLTVIGGFFLLFYLGGYFYFQRKAV; translated from the coding sequence ATGCTGTCTATCTTGAAGTCTGAATGGTTTAAACTGCGTAAATCAAAGATTTTCGGCATTCTTTTAGTAGGACCGCTGATTGGGCTGGGTGCCGGTATTGGGGCAGATACAGCTGAAACGGCGGGGATAATGAATGAATGGTACATGCTTTTGATTTATATGAATTTGCCTTATTCGGTTCTCTTTTTGCCGCTAGTCACAGGAGTTCTGGCAAGCCTTGTCTGCCGGTATGAGCATCAGACCGGGGGCTGGAAGCAGCTTTTGGCGCTGCCTGTCACAAGAGGAAAAGTGTTTGCCGCTAAATATGTGCTGATCCTGCTATTGGTTTTGCTCATCCAGTTATTTTATTTAGCTGCCATTTTGGGAGCAGGATTGTATAAAGGTGTGGCCGATCCGTTTCCGGGAACGATTGTCTGGAAAAGCATATTGGGAGGCTGGGTCGCGACTTTCCCATTAGTCGCACTGCAGCTGTGGATGTCCGTCTGGTTCAAAAGCTTTGCGGCACCTTTTGCGGTCAACGTCGTTTTTACGCTGCCATCCATTCTGGCGATGAATTCCGAGAAAGTGGGCCCCTATTATCCCTGGGCACAGCCGTTTGCAATGATGTATCCAGCGGCAGATACGGGCGATATATTCTTTATCCCATGGGAACAGCTTTTGACTGTTATCGGCGGATTCTTTTTACTGTTTTATCTTGGCGGCTATTTTTATTTTCAGCGGAAGGCTGTGTAG
- a CDS encoding ABC transporter permease — protein sequence MMGRLLAAEFMKIKRKGIWFLTVLGPIGVVAMQMVNYGVRKDYLFGQNDDRWGYYLDNIHSFTPLAIVLGIVILTSFMSSIENETNAWKQLIALPVSKMSVYLSKFTVLSILLLTSSVLLMLFALAFGLSLNLGGEIPYTGLLKYSFYPFFAALPVLALQLWVATVSVNQGVPITLGILGVILTYAGFTLPDWLIWKWPLLLNEWNEPLINVLLGVGTGVFLYAAGMFDFARRDVK from the coding sequence ATGATGGGAAGACTGCTGGCAGCTGAATTTATGAAGATTAAGCGGAAAGGAATCTGGTTCCTGACTGTACTGGGTCCAATTGGGGTAGTAGCCATGCAGATGGTCAATTACGGGGTGCGCAAGGATTATTTGTTCGGGCAGAATGATGACCGGTGGGGATATTATTTGGACAATATCCATTCGTTTACACCGCTTGCGATTGTATTGGGCATCGTAATCCTGACGTCTTTTATGTCGAGCATTGAAAATGAAACGAACGCCTGGAAACAGCTGATTGCATTGCCAGTTTCGAAGATGAGCGTGTATTTATCGAAGTTCACGGTGCTGTCGATCCTGCTTCTGACTTCTTCTGTGCTTTTGATGTTATTCGCGCTTGCTTTTGGATTGTCTCTGAATTTGGGCGGGGAGATTCCGTATACGGGACTGCTGAAATACAGCTTTTATCCTTTTTTTGCGGCATTGCCTGTTTTGGCGCTGCAGCTTTGGGTAGCGACTGTGAGTGTGAACCAGGGTGTGCCAATCACTCTGGGGATTCTGGGTGTAATTCTGACATATGCTGGTTTTACTTTGCCGGATTGGCTGATTTGGAAATGGCCGCTGCTTCTGAATGAGTGGAATGAACCGCTCATCAACGTCCTGCTGGGTGTTGGAACTGGCGTCTTCTTATACGCAGCAGGCATGTTTGATTTTGCGAGAAGGGATGTGAAATAG
- a CDS encoding ABC transporter ATP-binding protein translates to MKYIVRTENLSKHFGQEQAVSGLEMKIPKGEIYGFLGPNGAGKTTTIRMLLGLMKPDSGRIEIFQKDLKKERLSILGRVGSLVESPSYYPHLTAKENLEAMRKILGVPKQRIAEVLKIVRLTDAGDKKVKGFSLGMKQRLGIAASLLNNPELLILDEPTNGLDPSGIIEIRNLIKSLPSECGMTVLISSHLLSEIDQMATTVGIVTKGKMIFQDSIEAMRMYAQQSVLLKVSESDKAWRSLLGRGMKAGLDSGIISLPQQSDEQVAEAVRGLVADGFSVYRVEEEKRSLEDIFLQMTREEQAG, encoded by the coding sequence ATGAAGTATATCGTAAGAACGGAAAATTTATCAAAGCATTTTGGTCAGGAGCAAGCTGTGTCAGGTCTGGAAATGAAAATACCGAAAGGGGAAATCTACGGATTTCTGGGTCCGAATGGTGCGGGGAAAACGACAACGATCAGGATGCTTTTGGGGCTGATGAAGCCTGATTCCGGCAGGATTGAAATTTTTCAAAAAGACTTAAAGAAAGAGAGACTTTCTATATTGGGACGGGTAGGCTCGCTTGTGGAGTCACCATCATATTATCCGCATTTAACGGCAAAAGAAAATCTGGAAGCAATGAGAAAAATACTTGGTGTGCCGAAACAGAGAATCGCTGAAGTGCTGAAGATTGTCCGGCTGACAGATGCTGGTGATAAAAAAGTAAAGGGCTTCTCACTTGGCATGAAGCAGCGGCTTGGAATTGCTGCCTCGCTGCTGAATAACCCGGAACTGCTGATTCTGGATGAGCCGACAAACGGTTTAGATCCTTCAGGAATTATTGAAATCCGCAATTTAATTAAAAGCCTGCCATCGGAATGCGGGATGACCGTGTTAATCTCCAGTCATTTACTTTCAGAGATTGATCAGATGGCGACAACAGTAGGAATTGTTACGAAAGGGAAAATGATTTTTCAGGATTCAATTGAAGCGATGCGCATGTATGCACAGCAGTCCGTTTTATTAAAGGTCAGCGAGAGCGACAAAGCCTGGCGCTCCCTGCTGGGAAGAGGAATGAAGGCCGGTTTGGATAGTGGCATCATTTCGCTGCCGCAGCAATCGGATGAGCAAGTGGCTGAGGCTGTGCGCGGACTTGTAGCAGATGGATTTTCCGTTTACCGGGTGGAAGAAGAAAAGCGGTCATTGGAAGACATTTTCCTTCAGATGACGAGGGAGGAGCAGGCCGGATGA
- a CDS encoding DUF1259 domain-containing protein, with protein sequence MNNTQPDDLCQEFAEILGSVPSVINGVCTATNSRTNIHPVVLGRRAESFMFVPQAYSFENFDRDGRALCLGETVLLQEEVNPFMTSLREDGIIVTALHNHWLFENPRLMYMHFESIDEPLTFARKVRDALDLLTTRNVGRSGRGQRSSNRRGEELCEEFNRILEGSMNTFENGVCIVMKSRTNIRPRVLGRRGNSFLLIPQMFAFESLTADGRALCSGETVILQEEINPFISELRKHDIIVTGFHNHWLFDDPRLMYIHFEKVEKPIRFANDVRDALEVLTEKKISSNSK encoded by the coding sequence ATGAACAACACACAGCCAGACGATCTCTGTCAGGAATTTGCCGAAATTCTGGGATCAGTTCCATCTGTCATAAATGGAGTTTGTACTGCGACTAATTCCCGTACAAATATACATCCGGTTGTATTAGGCCGGAGAGCTGAATCCTTTATGTTTGTTCCTCAGGCATATTCTTTTGAAAATTTCGATCGGGACGGCCGGGCATTATGTCTTGGTGAGACAGTCCTCCTGCAGGAGGAAGTTAACCCATTTATGACCAGCTTGCGTGAAGATGGAATCATTGTCACTGCCCTTCATAATCACTGGCTTTTTGAAAATCCAAGGTTAATGTATATGCATTTTGAATCCATTGATGAACCTTTAACTTTTGCCAGAAAAGTAAGAGATGCCCTAGACTTATTAACTACCCGCAATGTTGGAAGATCTGGCAGGGGACAAAGATCATCAAATAGACGAGGCGAAGAACTTTGTGAAGAGTTCAACAGAATTTTGGAAGGCAGCATGAATACATTTGAAAATGGGGTTTGCATTGTAATGAAATCCCGTACAAATATTAGGCCACGCGTTCTTGGCAGGAGGGGGAATTCCTTTTTATTAATTCCTCAAATGTTTGCATTTGAATCCTTGACAGCAGACGGCCGGGCTCTTTGCAGTGGAGAAACGGTGATCCTGCAAGAAGAGATAAACCCATTTATCAGTGAGCTTCGTAAACATGACATTATTGTGACAGGTTTTCATAATCATTGGCTCTTTGATGACCCGAGGCTGATGTATATCCATTTTGAAAAAGTGGAAAAACCAATTCGTTTTGCCAATGATGTAAGAGATGCTCTGGAGGTGCTGACTGAAAAAAAGATATCATCAAATAGTAAATAA